From a single Salinirussus salinus genomic region:
- the ilvA gene encoding threonine ammonia-lyase yields MLDAEEVHAARDRVAETARHTPLEYSHTFSEMTGADVRLKLETFQRTGAFKIRGATNRIATLPEAEREAGIVTASAGNHAQGVALAASRLGVDSLVVMPENAPVSKVKATRSYGARVELHGVDYDAAAERAREIEAEEGRYYLHAFDDEMVMAGQGTLGLEVVEDCPGVETVVVPVGGGGLISGIATAVKDHDPGIRVVGVQAEGAASLPQSLERGERVTLDSVDTIADGIATRSVGEKTFEVIRERVDEVVTVGEDDIAVALTTLLERGKTLVEGAGAVPLAALLAGAFDYAEGETVVPMLCGGNIDMNTLTTVILRGLVETGRYLRLRTTLEDRPGALENLTDVISAHRANIYAIQHDRTSRNIAMNDAEVELALETRGPDHVDELTSALEDAGYEVEILL; encoded by the coding sequence ATGCTCGACGCCGAGGAGGTCCACGCGGCCCGCGACCGGGTCGCGGAGACGGCACGACACACGCCCCTGGAGTACTCCCACACGTTCTCGGAGATGACCGGAGCGGACGTCCGTCTGAAACTGGAGACGTTCCAGCGCACCGGCGCGTTCAAGATCCGCGGCGCGACCAACCGGATCGCCACCCTCCCCGAGGCCGAGCGCGAGGCGGGCATCGTCACGGCGAGCGCGGGCAACCACGCACAGGGGGTGGCGCTGGCGGCCTCGCGGCTCGGGGTGGACTCGCTGGTCGTGATGCCCGAGAACGCCCCGGTCTCGAAGGTCAAGGCCACCCGCAGCTACGGCGCCAGGGTCGAACTCCACGGCGTCGACTACGACGCCGCCGCCGAGCGGGCCCGCGAGATCGAGGCCGAAGAGGGGCGGTACTACCTCCATGCCTTCGACGACGAGATGGTGATGGCCGGCCAGGGGACGCTGGGGCTGGAGGTCGTCGAGGACTGCCCCGGCGTCGAGACCGTGGTGGTGCCCGTCGGCGGCGGCGGCCTCATCAGCGGGATCGCCACCGCGGTCAAGGACCACGACCCCGGCATCCGGGTGGTGGGCGTCCAGGCGGAGGGCGCCGCCAGCCTCCCCCAGTCCCTGGAGCGTGGCGAGCGGGTCACGCTCGACTCCGTCGACACTATCGCCGACGGGATCGCCACCCGCAGCGTCGGCGAGAAGACCTTCGAGGTCATCCGGGAGCGCGTCGACGAGGTGGTGACCGTCGGGGAGGACGACATCGCCGTCGCGCTCACGACCCTGCTGGAGCGGGGCAAGACGCTGGTCGAGGGGGCGGGGGCGGTTCCCCTGGCGGCGCTGCTGGCCGGGGCGTTCGACTACGCCGAGGGTGAGACGGTCGTCCCGATGCTCTGTGGGGGCAACATCGACATGAACACGCTGACGACCGTCATCCTGCGGGGACTGGTCGAGACCGGCCGGTACCTCCGGCTCCGCACGACGCTCGAGGACCGCCCCGGAGCCCTGGAGAACCTGACCGACGTCATCTCCGCCCACCGCGCGAACATCTACGCCATCCAGCACGACCGCACGTCCCGAAACATCGCGATGAACGACGCGGAAGTCGAACTCGCCCTGGAGACCCGCGGGCCCGACCACGTCGACGAACTCACCAGCGCACTGGAGGACGCCGGCTACGAGGTGGAGATCCTGCTGTGA
- a CDS encoding DUF7529 family protein, with product MSRESPAPEGVADQWDELVADADAMAERYRAEGWTALVVTTRDVAVLDGEPFGLDVLAPAEEYERLERLVETGAVDRTHAFRTDAEGVRLLVVVAEAPAAEEAVLVPAYLSLEDVATLRGRAEEEGAMYTHVRTLAADTRVTLQHDDPELFL from the coding sequence GTGTCACGCGAGTCACCCGCGCCGGAGGGCGTCGCCGACCAGTGGGACGAGCTCGTCGCGGACGCCGACGCGATGGCCGAGCGCTACCGGGCCGAAGGGTGGACGGCGCTGGTCGTCACCACCCGCGACGTGGCCGTCCTCGACGGCGAGCCGTTCGGGCTGGACGTCCTGGCACCGGCCGAGGAGTACGAGCGCCTCGAGCGACTGGTGGAGACCGGGGCCGTCGACCGGACACACGCCTTCCGGACGGACGCGGAGGGCGTGCGGCTGCTGGTCGTCGTGGCCGAGGCGCCGGCCGCCGAGGAGGCCGTGCTCGTTCCGGCCTACCTGTCGCTCGAGGACGTGGCGACACTCCGGGGACGCGCCGAAGAGGAGGGGGCCATGTACACCCACGTCCGGACGCTGGCGGCCGACACGCGGGTGACACTCCAGCACGACGACCCGGAGCTATTCCTCTGA
- the citZ gene encoding citrate synthase yields the protein MAEQLHKGLEGVLVAESEMSYIDGDAGRLVYRGYDIEELARGASYEEVLYLLWEGELPTADELADFAEPMAAERGVTDKVLTTLADLAEADEDPMAALRTGVSMLSADEPEGDADPQNSDAARRKGRRIVAKIPTVLANYDRFRRGEAHIEPREDLSYAGNFLYMLTGEEPSEVAEETFDMALILHADHGLNASTFTSMVIGSTLADVYSAVTGGIGALSGPLHGGANQDVIEALLELDDSDMDPVEWVKSKSEAGERVPGWGHRVYNTKDPRANILQAKLEDLSAADGETKWLEYTTGIEAYLTDEKGLPEQGIAPNVDFYSGAVYYKLGIPVDMYTPIFAMSRAGGWLGHVFEYQSDNRLIRPRGRYTGPEDREFVPIDER from the coding sequence ATGGCCGAACAACTCCACAAGGGACTGGAAGGTGTGTTGGTCGCGGAGTCGGAGATGAGCTACATCGACGGCGACGCGGGCAGGCTCGTCTACCGCGGGTACGACATCGAGGAACTCGCGCGCGGGGCCAGCTACGAGGAGGTGCTCTACCTGCTCTGGGAGGGCGAGCTCCCGACCGCCGACGAGCTCGCGGACTTCGCGGAGCCGATGGCCGCGGAGCGGGGCGTCACCGACAAGGTGCTCACGACGCTCGCGGACCTCGCGGAGGCCGACGAGGACCCGATGGCCGCGCTCCGGACCGGCGTCTCGATGCTCTCGGCCGACGAGCCCGAGGGCGACGCCGACCCGCAGAACAGCGACGCCGCCCGCCGAAAAGGGCGCCGGATCGTCGCCAAGATCCCCACCGTCCTCGCCAACTACGACCGCTTCCGCCGCGGGGAGGCCCACATCGAGCCCCGCGAGGACCTCTCGTATGCGGGCAACTTCCTCTACATGCTCACCGGCGAGGAGCCCAGCGAGGTCGCCGAGGAAACCTTCGACATGGCGCTCATCCTCCACGCCGACCACGGGCTCAACGCCTCGACGTTCACCTCGATGGTGATCGGCTCGACGCTCGCCGACGTCTACTCGGCGGTCACCGGCGGCATCGGCGCGCTGTCGGGCCCGCTGCACGGCGGCGCCAACCAGGACGTCATCGAGGCCTTGCTCGAGCTGGACGACAGTGACATGGACCCCGTCGAGTGGGTCAAGAGCAAATCGGAGGCCGGCGAGCGCGTCCCCGGCTGGGGCCACCGCGTCTACAACACCAAGGACCCCCGGGCGAACATCCTCCAGGCCAAACTCGAGGACCTCTCGGCGGCCGACGGCGAGACCAAGTGGCTCGAGTACACGACCGGCATCGAGGCCTATCTCACCGACGAGAAGGGCCTGCCCGAGCAGGGGATCGCCCCCAACGTCGACTTCTACTCCGGCGCCGTCTACTACAAGCTCGGCATCCCGGTGGACATGTACACGCCCATCTTCGCGATGTCCCGCGCGGGCGGCTGGCTCGGCCACGTCTTCGAGTACCAGTCCGACAACCGTCTCATCCGGCCCCGCGGCCGCTACACGGGCCCCGAGGACCGCGAGTTCGTCCCGATCGACGAGCGGTAG